One part of the Xylanimonas allomyrinae genome encodes these proteins:
- a CDS encoding ABC transporter permease: MTATIPPGPTRRPVDARAGTFARAVRFEWVKLRTLRSTWWTAAIAVGVLCLWAFFTVNVYKAMDEARVHLVADAATGGVSFAELALAVLGVLVITNEYSSGTIRTTFAAVPRRTTVLAAKVVTLSGFAAAVVVVGLALACVVARGSFALLGVAFADDLAANAKALAGSGFALLCAALLALGLGTMLRSTAGAVSAVVGILFVAWIALAPFATSETAGTIYNLLPTSAGTWLFSTPEVIRDALEAGYQTLTQAQAFTIVGLWAVVPLLLGGLLINRRDA; the protein is encoded by the coding sequence ATGACCGCCACCATCCCGCCGGGCCCGACGCGGCGCCCTGTCGACGCGCGCGCGGGGACGTTCGCGCGCGCGGTCCGCTTCGAGTGGGTCAAGCTGCGCACGCTGCGCTCCACGTGGTGGACCGCAGCCATCGCGGTCGGCGTGCTGTGTCTGTGGGCCTTCTTCACGGTGAACGTCTACAAGGCCATGGACGAAGCGCGGGTACACCTGGTCGCCGACGCCGCGACCGGCGGTGTCAGCTTCGCCGAGCTCGCGCTCGCCGTCCTCGGGGTGCTCGTGATCACGAACGAGTACTCCAGCGGGACGATCCGCACGACGTTCGCGGCGGTCCCGCGCCGGACGACGGTGCTGGCGGCCAAGGTGGTGACGCTGTCCGGGTTCGCTGCCGCCGTCGTGGTGGTCGGCCTTGCCCTGGCGTGCGTGGTCGCACGGGGAAGCTTCGCGCTGCTGGGGGTCGCCTTCGCCGACGACCTCGCGGCGAACGCGAAGGCGCTCGCAGGGTCGGGTTTCGCGCTGCTGTGCGCCGCCCTGCTCGCTCTCGGGCTCGGGACGATGCTGCGCTCGACGGCGGGCGCCGTGTCCGCCGTCGTCGGCATTCTGTTCGTCGCGTGGATCGCCCTGGCGCCGTTTGCGACCAGCGAGACAGCGGGCACGATCTACAACCTGCTGCCGACGAGCGCCGGAACCTGGCTCTTCTCGACGCCCGAGGTGATCCGGGACGCCCTCGAGGCCGGCTACCAGACCCTCACCCAGGCGCAGGCGTTCACGATCGTCGGCCTGTGGGCCGTGGTACCGCTGCTACTCGGCGGGCTGCTCATCAATAGACGCGACGCCTGA
- a CDS encoding ABC transporter ATP-binding protein, with the protein MRGDTTLSAESAAGAAVGASLELAFSLDGISKEYGSRPVLTEVSLSAPRGSAFGLLGPNGAGKTTLIRVLTGLLTPSRGSVRLLDEPLTARSADTLRARVGVQCDGNLYDLLSLRDNLAIWGDLFGLGRERRDRRIVEVLELFGLSDRADDPVGSFSKGMRQKAAVARAMLHEPELLILDEPTAGLDPEAAADLIENLSTLLRTREVTVLICTHQLQGLETLCDQVGILVAGRMRVAGAVDDLIRARWPRLDVDFTVEGPMAAARQVLAEASQVPPLDLPDGGVRVELGSSRDVPAVVARLVEAGADVLAAVPRRHTIEDLYFATIDDDGSDR; encoded by the coding sequence ATGAGAGGGGACACCACCTTGAGCGCCGAGAGTGCGGCGGGAGCCGCTGTCGGAGCGTCGCTGGAGCTCGCTTTCAGCCTGGACGGCATCAGCAAGGAGTACGGCAGCCGACCCGTGCTGACGGAGGTGAGCCTGTCAGCGCCCCGGGGCTCCGCATTCGGGCTCCTCGGTCCCAACGGTGCCGGCAAGACCACCTTGATCCGGGTGCTGACCGGGCTGCTGACCCCCAGCCGCGGGTCGGTTCGGCTGCTCGACGAGCCGCTGACCGCCCGGTCCGCCGACACGTTGCGCGCTCGGGTCGGCGTCCAGTGTGACGGCAACCTGTACGACCTGCTGTCATTGCGCGACAACCTCGCCATCTGGGGTGATCTGTTCGGGCTGGGACGCGAGCGGCGGGACCGCCGGATCGTCGAGGTGCTCGAGCTGTTCGGGCTGTCCGACCGGGCCGACGACCCGGTGGGCTCGTTCAGCAAGGGCATGCGGCAGAAGGCGGCCGTCGCGCGCGCCATGCTGCACGAGCCCGAGCTGCTGATCCTCGACGAGCCGACGGCGGGACTCGACCCTGAGGCGGCCGCGGACCTCATCGAAAACCTGTCGACACTGCTGCGCACGCGCGAGGTCACCGTGCTCATCTGCACCCACCAGCTGCAGGGTCTCGAGACGCTGTGCGACCAGGTGGGGATCCTTGTCGCCGGTCGGATGCGCGTCGCGGGCGCAGTTGACGACCTGATCCGTGCGCGGTGGCCGCGGCTCGACGTCGACTTCACCGTCGAGGGCCCGATGGCGGCGGCGCGGCAGGTACTGGCGGAAGCCAGCCAGGTGCCGCCGCTCGACCTGCCCGACGGCGGTGTCCGGGTCGAGCTCGGTTCGTCGCGCGACGTCCCCGCGGTAGTGGCCCGGCTGGTCGAAGCGGGGGCCGACGTGCTGGCAGCCGTGCCGCGCCGGCACACGATCGAGGACCTGTACTTCGCGACGATCGACGACGACGGGAGCGACCGATGA
- a CDS encoding ABC transporter ATP-binding protein has translation MRDDALVSADGVTVRFGDVTALDEVSCAFGSHGVHGLIGVNGAGKTTLLHAILGLVPVTAGTIARPAEGIAYCTDTPSFEPFLTASEVMAQSAALGRGRSAVPSPREIGEHLDAVGLGDAANRRVAGFSRGMKQRLGIAAALVRSPAVLVLDEPTSALDPVGREAVVRIVREIGRERCVIMSSHTLGDVESVADRLVVLDHGSLVFGGTMDGFLASTAADQVIVVDAVTDPTGLCRVLAARGARPDVAPEEPFSVRLRERDLPALFEVLSGGAHGIRQISFGERSLQQAFVTRIKEVA, from the coding sequence ATGCGTGACGACGCTCTCGTCTCTGCGGACGGCGTCACCGTGCGCTTCGGCGACGTCACCGCTCTCGACGAGGTCTCCTGCGCGTTCGGGTCGCACGGTGTGCACGGGCTCATCGGCGTCAACGGTGCGGGGAAGACCACGCTGCTCCACGCCATCCTCGGCCTCGTCCCTGTCACCGCGGGAACGATCGCGCGCCCGGCGGAGGGCATCGCGTACTGCACGGACACGCCGAGCTTCGAGCCGTTCCTCACCGCGAGCGAGGTCATGGCGCAGTCGGCCGCACTCGGTCGCGGCAGGTCCGCCGTGCCGTCGCCGCGCGAGATCGGCGAGCATCTGGACGCGGTCGGCCTCGGAGACGCCGCGAACCGGCGGGTGGCCGGCTTCTCCCGCGGCATGAAGCAGCGCCTCGGCATCGCCGCGGCGCTCGTGCGGTCACCCGCGGTGCTCGTGCTCGACGAGCCGACGAGCGCGCTCGACCCCGTCGGCCGCGAGGCGGTGGTCCGCATCGTCCGCGAGATCGGCCGCGAGCGCTGCGTCATCATGTCCAGTCACACCCTGGGCGACGTCGAGTCGGTCGCGGACCGGCTCGTCGTGCTCGACCACGGCTCGCTCGTCTTCGGGGGCACCATGGATGGCTTCCTCGCGTCGACGGCGGCAGACCAGGTCATCGTCGTCGACGCGGTGACGGATCCCACGGGGCTGTGTCGCGTCCTGGCCGCCCGGGGCGCGCGGCCAGACGTCGCACCGGAAGAACCGTTCTCGGTCCGGCTGCGTGAGCGCGATCTGCCCGCCCTGTTCGAGGTGCTGTCGGGCGGGGCGCACGGGATCCGCCAGATCAGCTTCGGTGAGCGGTCGCTCCAGCAGGCGTTCGTCACCCGGATCAAGGAGGTCGCGTGA
- a CDS encoding PLDc N-terminal domain-containing protein — protein sequence MDQPAILVPAVVLAAAFVVYCYVELARATEVRFLPKWGWAVAVAISVPLGGIVYLLAGRSETGSDA from the coding sequence ATGGACCAGCCTGCCATCCTCGTGCCCGCCGTCGTCCTGGCGGCGGCGTTCGTCGTCTACTGCTACGTCGAGCTCGCCCGCGCGACCGAGGTGCGATTCCTCCCGAAGTGGGGCTGGGCCGTCGCCGTCGCCATCTCGGTGCCGCTCGGCGGGATCGTCTACCTCCTGGCAGGCCGGTCGGAGACCGGTTCCGATGCGTGA
- a CDS encoding ABC transporter permease, with the protein MSWQRVRALMRKDILEVGKNPQAVAPVIVLPLVLVVVLPVVVLLVGANPVVTSSINGVDSFLRNLPDGVVPAGLDESQTMAYALLIYFMAPLFLMIPVLVATVTASASFVGEKEKRTIEGLLFSPLTNRELVLGKILVSLVPSVLVAWVAFVVYGVIVNALGYRVFHQVVFPTAAWLVAGLLLVPLVAFLAIGLIVAISQRATTVQGAQGIVGLLVLPIVGMMVSQAVGATLFSAPVALAAAAVLAVVDMACFLLIVRRFARESLVVQVTA; encoded by the coding sequence ATGAGCTGGCAGCGTGTGAGGGCGCTGATGCGCAAGGACATCCTTGAGGTCGGGAAGAACCCGCAGGCCGTCGCCCCGGTGATCGTCCTGCCCCTCGTGCTGGTCGTCGTCCTGCCCGTCGTCGTCCTGCTCGTGGGCGCGAACCCGGTGGTGACCTCCTCGATCAACGGGGTCGACTCGTTTCTCCGGAACCTGCCGGACGGTGTGGTCCCCGCGGGGCTCGACGAGTCCCAGACGATGGCGTACGCCCTGCTGATCTACTTCATGGCACCGCTGTTCCTCATGATTCCCGTCCTCGTCGCGACCGTCACGGCCAGCGCGAGCTTCGTGGGGGAGAAGGAGAAGCGGACGATCGAAGGGCTGCTCTTCTCGCCGCTGACGAACCGGGAGCTGGTCCTCGGCAAGATCCTTGTCTCGCTGGTTCCGTCGGTCCTGGTGGCCTGGGTGGCTTTCGTGGTCTACGGCGTGATTGTCAACGCCCTCGGGTACAGGGTGTTCCACCAGGTCGTCTTCCCGACGGCAGCATGGCTCGTCGCGGGCCTGCTGCTCGTCCCGCTCGTGGCGTTCCTCGCCATCGGCCTGATCGTCGCGATCTCCCAGCGGGCCACCACCGTGCAGGGCGCGCAGGGCATCGTCGGACTCCTCGTCCTGCCGATCGTCGGCATGATGGTCTCGCAGGCCGTGGGGGCGACCCTGTTCAGCGCGCCGGTGGCGCTGGCCGCTGCGGCCGTGCTGGCCGTCGTCGACATGGCCTGCTTCCTGCTGATCGTTCGCCGGTTCGCTCGCGAGAGCCTCGTCGTCCAGGTCACGGCTTGA
- a CDS encoding 5,10-methylene tetrahydromethanopterin reductase, producing MTEISLLCPHQPSDAAMVRQYARVVREGDYARLWTGQSFMLESHMALATLGGTEDAVPVGIGTALAPLRTPYDAALQARSLALALDRPVSVAYGAADPDFVRAVRGEPLRRPASFVSAYARTVRSLLDGELVTSEEPGTETRAAQLPDVPRPVVEVGTGVLRPSMAAKSANADFVVTWLTPRNYVRDVLLPRLTRPDGGRPRVVTNVHIGLERPGRNANFLAQTGCFRHLGRPHYVDMLQRAGLDVHPSDIVSSARELVRKDVFVYGDVESIAEHLADIGRCGVDEIVLNLTAVAFVHGDAAAIDDLHTLAEHLATRKVS from the coding sequence ATGACCGAGATCTCGCTCCTGTGCCCGCACCAGCCCAGCGACGCGGCGATGGTGCGGCAGTACGCCCGGGTGGTGCGCGAAGGCGACTACGCCCGGCTTTGGACGGGGCAGTCGTTCATGCTCGAGAGCCACATGGCGCTCGCGACGCTCGGCGGCACCGAGGACGCCGTTCCGGTGGGAATCGGCACCGCTCTCGCGCCATTGAGGACCCCCTACGACGCGGCACTGCAGGCCCGGTCGCTGGCGCTGGCCTTGGACCGCCCGGTGTCAGTCGCCTACGGCGCGGCGGACCCGGACTTCGTCCGTGCGGTTCGGGGTGAGCCCTTGAGACGTCCCGCGAGCTTCGTGTCCGCGTATGCGCGGACCGTCCGGTCGCTGCTGGACGGCGAGCTCGTGACCAGCGAGGAACCCGGCACCGAGACCCGTGCGGCGCAGCTCCCGGACGTGCCGCGCCCGGTGGTCGAGGTGGGTACGGGCGTGCTCCGGCCGTCGATGGCGGCCAAGTCTGCGAACGCGGACTTCGTCGTCACGTGGCTCACGCCGCGCAACTACGTCCGCGACGTCCTCCTCCCGCGACTGACCCGCCCGGACGGCGGACGGCCCCGCGTCGTCACCAACGTACACATCGGCCTGGAACGACCCGGCAGAAACGCGAACTTCCTGGCCCAGACCGGATGCTTCCGGCATCTCGGCCGACCGCACTACGTCGACATGCTCCAGCGCGCCGGACTTGACGTCCATCCCAGCGACATCGTGTCCAGCGCCCGGGAGCTCGTCCGCAAGGACGTCTTCGTCTACGGGGATGTCGAGTCCATCGCCGAGCATCTCGCCGACATCGGTCGCTGCGGCGTCGACGAGATCGTGCTGAACCTCACCGCGGTCGCCTTCGTCCACGGGGACGCCGCCGCCATCGACGACCTCCACACCCTCGCCGAGCACCTCGCCACCAGAAAGGTCTCCTGA
- a CDS encoding iron-containing alcohol dehydrogenase, with amino-acid sequence MGAREAARWLAAREPRRIAFVVDAGLRDAPGIAGVREWCEVADDVVELAVSGLGSVDDAQHLAARLDASDVVVACGGGSVLDRTKLARAVGAGVDVRAIRHATAGHVRLTLPQGGPPLLAAPTTIGTGSERNGNAVTAVGDRRVLVSGPALVPDLAVIDGRLTASLDRTAWLAGLYEALARTIEPFAGGRAGSAADQLALASVVRLAQFGERLLAGETLDAASREEAARLTGLSHTPAMQQGRDPFSFRSWYLAHELATATGLGKVACLAAVLPAVADRSRSGQAIWGSHARRQAIVERIGAVAGGTGDDAEPVMGALARRWGVAATTPMRFDRDAVTDRVLSAWGTPHLEGVSHDEVDRVLAAAQAALAGGTGRAPHDDC; translated from the coding sequence GTGGGGGCGCGGGAGGCCGCCCGGTGGCTGGCAGCCCGCGAGCCGAGGCGGATCGCGTTCGTCGTGGACGCGGGTCTGCGCGACGCCCCGGGCATCGCGGGCGTCCGGGAGTGGTGCGAGGTCGCCGACGACGTCGTCGAGCTCGCGGTCTCCGGGCTGGGGTCGGTCGACGACGCACAGCACCTGGCGGCGCGGCTCGACGCGTCGGACGTCGTCGTCGCCTGCGGCGGAGGGTCCGTCTTGGACCGCACGAAGCTGGCGCGTGCGGTCGGAGCCGGGGTGGATGTCCGGGCGATCCGGCACGCCACGGCGGGGCACGTGCGGCTGACGTTGCCGCAGGGCGGACCACCGCTCCTCGCCGCCCCGACGACGATCGGCACGGGGAGCGAACGCAACGGCAACGCGGTGACCGCCGTCGGGGACCGTCGCGTGCTCGTCTCGGGGCCCGCGCTCGTCCCGGATCTGGCGGTCATCGACGGCAGGCTCACCGCCTCGCTCGACCGGACGGCCTGGCTCGCCGGACTGTACGAGGCGTTGGCCCGGACCATCGAGCCGTTCGCGGGCGGGCGGGCCGGCTCGGCGGCGGACCAGCTCGCCCTCGCTTCGGTGGTTCGGCTGGCGCAGTTCGGGGAGCGACTCCTCGCGGGCGAGACGCTGGACGCCGCGAGCCGTGAGGAAGCGGCCCGGCTCACCGGGCTGAGCCACACCCCGGCCATGCAGCAGGGCAGGGATCCGTTCTCGTTCAGGTCGTGGTACCTGGCGCACGAGCTTGCGACGGCGACAGGGCTCGGCAAGGTCGCCTGCCTCGCGGCGGTGCTCCCGGCAGTCGCGGACCGTTCGCGCTCCGGTCAGGCGATCTGGGGCAGCCACGCACGGCGGCAGGCGATCGTGGAGCGGATCGGGGCCGTCGCCGGCGGCACGGGTGACGACGCCGAGCCGGTGATGGGTGCGCTGGCGCGGCGCTGGGGTGTCGCCGCCACGACGCCGATGCGCTTCGACCGGGACGCCGTCACGGATCGGGTGCTCTCCGCGTGGGGGACACCGCATCTTGAGGGCGTGTCACACGACGAGGTCGACCGCGTTCTCGCCGCGGCGCAGGCGGCCCTGGCCGGGGGGACGGGACGAGCGCCGCACGACGACTGTTGA
- a CDS encoding ABC transporter ATP-binding protein, protein MIESHGLTKRFGQKIAVEGATFTARPGAVTGFLGPNGAGKSTTMRMVMGLDRPTAGTVTVNGKPYAQHRRPLHEVGGLLEAKAVHPGRTARQHLQALAASHGIPRRRVEDVLEQTGLASAAGLRVKGFSLGMGQRLGIATALLGDPSTVILDEPVNGLDPEGVQWVRNLARSLAQEGRTVFLSSHLMSEVEETADHVVVIGRGRILADEPLQGLVERFSRKIVRVRSPQADELAALLQRGDAQVTATGEPGLLEVTGADAAEIGAAAAATAGRVVLHELTPMSSTLEEAFMELTADAVEYRTDARDPGDGARPPGGPPAAAGPENASTTLKGANA, encoded by the coding sequence ATGATCGAGTCGCACGGCCTGACCAAACGGTTCGGGCAGAAGATCGCGGTGGAGGGGGCCACGTTCACGGCGCGCCCCGGTGCCGTCACGGGCTTCCTCGGGCCGAACGGTGCGGGCAAGTCCACGACGATGCGGATGGTCATGGGCCTGGACCGGCCCACCGCCGGGACCGTGACCGTCAACGGCAAGCCCTACGCGCAGCACCGTCGGCCGTTGCACGAGGTGGGCGGGCTGCTCGAGGCCAAGGCCGTGCACCCCGGCCGGACGGCACGCCAGCACCTGCAGGCGCTCGCCGCCTCGCACGGCATCCCGCGTCGGCGCGTCGAGGACGTCCTCGAGCAGACGGGGCTGGCGTCCGCCGCCGGCCTCCGGGTCAAGGGATTCTCGCTCGGCATGGGGCAGCGGCTCGGCATCGCGACCGCACTCCTGGGCGACCCGTCGACCGTCATCCTCGACGAACCGGTCAACGGCCTCGACCCCGAGGGCGTCCAGTGGGTGCGCAACCTGGCCCGCTCCCTCGCGCAGGAGGGGCGGACGGTGTTCTTGTCCAGCCACCTCATGAGCGAGGTCGAGGAGACGGCCGATCACGTCGTCGTCATCGGACGGGGCAGGATCCTCGCCGACGAGCCGCTGCAGGGGCTGGTCGAGCGGTTCTCCCGGAAGATCGTCCGGGTGCGCTCGCCGCAGGCGGACGAGCTCGCCGCACTGCTGCAGCGCGGCGACGCACAGGTTACGGCCACCGGGGAGCCGGGGCTGCTCGAGGTCACGGGCGCCGACGCGGCCGAGATCGGCGCAGCGGCCGCGGCGACGGCCGGGAGGGTCGTCCTGCACGAGCTCACGCCCATGTCGTCGACGCTGGAGGAGGCGTTCATGGAGCTGACGGCGGACGCGGTCGAGTACCGCACGGACGCCCGTGACCCCGGAGATGGCGCCCGCCCGCCGGGCGGCCCGCCTGCCGCCGCCGGGCCCGAGAACGCCAGCACGACCCTCAAGGGAGCGAACGCATGA
- a CDS encoding type 2 lanthipeptide synthetase LanM family protein, which produces MTASVRELFPEITADDDLAALFDGVGLGVAQDDRAARGLDRIARVPAEAFVAPAVADADLTAFAVTATSASVTRLEAVFATSARTREHAAALAQARYRHLVERVHTASLRTLVAVLHALRDRGVLQGATTEERYAAFCALGHHAPFQAAVRDAFPGLAAQVDDAVETTLTATAQLVDRLDAAVADGVLAGLLPPAPVVVRVDGPEGDLHAGGQGVMIVTFASGERLVYKPRSLAAEAGLAELIRRCGTHAGTRIDALRTVDRGDHGWQEFADGAERTPGPAFFQACGELLAVLHLVRASDMHFENVLVHRGLPVAIDAESLFSANERAGDGGRRPAARALADSVLSTGLLPSRVDLDASGKLSAELGFLGANPGFPPVTAQDVLLAPGTDQLRLRGVDQRLPEPARAVADVVSRAELDALTDGFERTYTWVVTHRETVRSWLVELFHGVRVRTVLQNTWAYTRLLGLATHPRFLEAPALRRALLHRTAIGRVTHFSAAAVRAEIADLERGDVPYFGLRTDDTGLYHWDGTRLADVLASAPLDRALRGLDEMSPAVRRRHTRAIRASFVDRLAPDDDRPTWPHRAAPPATPRARHRAVRDVVARIAGDLADTAARGTAGTPTGWVGATITDTSRPDPWRVTMLGDELYAGATGIGYFLAAAGTSLDDESLVDLAESHLLVRAHELLDDDVRRRAAVTGGVTGGYPGIAYALVNGGRLTGRSEWTTAGLALWRALETDLVDLTSDDFLAGTTGVFAALRGLADAPWLPAADRGPVERLRDRALAAVVAATATLQDEPLVYSGFAHGLAGTGAALAPYARRDPAAARALAQAGAARSRFGADPWAISTQNPQRAFGWCHGTPGLLLSHIVRAEHGGDDGDGGATIDALVQTVQATAFELNLSLCHGDVGNLVILRRAALHTGDDELLDLVASRTDHLTLTLPGRLDAGIGKSVQNSSLMVGQAGIGFGLLLLDAQAEVPNVLEHEIAR; this is translated from the coding sequence ATGACCGCGTCTGTTCGCGAGTTGTTTCCCGAGATCACCGCCGACGACGACCTCGCTGCCCTCTTCGACGGCGTCGGGCTCGGCGTCGCGCAGGACGACCGAGCGGCGCGTGGCCTCGACCGGATCGCCCGCGTTCCCGCCGAGGCATTCGTGGCACCGGCGGTCGCCGATGCCGACCTGACGGCGTTTGCCGTGACCGCGACCTCCGCGTCCGTCACCCGGCTCGAAGCGGTCTTCGCGACGTCCGCCCGCACCCGTGAGCACGCCGCCGCGCTCGCCCAGGCGCGGTACCGACACCTCGTCGAGCGTGTGCACACCGCATCCCTGCGAACCCTCGTCGCCGTCCTGCACGCCCTGCGTGACCGGGGCGTGCTGCAGGGGGCCACCACCGAGGAGCGTTATGCAGCGTTCTGCGCCCTCGGGCATCACGCCCCCTTCCAGGCCGCGGTCCGCGACGCCTTCCCGGGCCTCGCCGCCCAGGTCGACGACGCTGTCGAGACGACGTTGACGGCGACGGCTCAACTCGTCGATCGCCTCGACGCTGCGGTCGCCGACGGGGTTCTTGCGGGACTGCTTCCGCCCGCGCCCGTCGTCGTGCGCGTCGACGGGCCCGAAGGTGATCTCCACGCCGGGGGACAGGGGGTCATGATCGTGACCTTCGCGTCGGGCGAGCGGCTGGTGTACAAGCCCCGCTCCCTCGCCGCCGAGGCCGGCCTCGCCGAGCTGATCCGCCGGTGCGGCACGCACGCCGGCACCCGAATAGACGCACTGCGGACCGTCGACCGGGGCGACCACGGCTGGCAGGAGTTCGCCGACGGAGCCGAACGAACCCCCGGCCCCGCCTTCTTCCAGGCGTGTGGGGAACTGCTTGCGGTCCTGCACCTCGTGCGCGCCTCCGACATGCACTTCGAGAACGTCCTCGTGCATCGCGGCCTGCCGGTCGCGATCGACGCCGAGTCCCTGTTCTCGGCCAACGAACGTGCCGGTGACGGGGGCCGGCGCCCTGCGGCGCGAGCGCTCGCGGACTCCGTGCTCTCCACGGGGCTGCTCCCGTCCCGGGTGGATCTCGACGCGTCCGGCAAGCTCTCCGCGGAACTCGGTTTCCTCGGAGCCAATCCAGGGTTCCCGCCGGTGACGGCCCAGGACGTCCTGCTCGCACCCGGGACGGACCAGCTCCGGCTGCGCGGCGTGGACCAGCGCCTCCCGGAGCCGGCACGGGCCGTCGCCGACGTCGTCTCCCGGGCGGAGCTCGACGCGCTGACGGACGGGTTCGAGCGGACCTACACGTGGGTCGTCACGCACCGGGAGACCGTGCGCTCGTGGCTCGTCGAGCTGTTCCACGGGGTCCGAGTCCGCACGGTGCTGCAGAACACCTGGGCGTACACGCGCCTGCTCGGCCTCGCCACGCACCCGCGCTTCCTCGAGGCCCCCGCGCTGCGGCGCGCACTGCTGCACCGCACCGCGATCGGACGGGTCACGCACTTCTCGGCCGCCGCCGTCCGAGCAGAGATCGCCGATCTCGAGCGCGGCGACGTCCCGTACTTCGGCCTGCGCACCGACGACACCGGCCTCTATCACTGGGACGGAACCCGACTCGCGGACGTCCTCGCGAGCGCGCCCCTCGACCGCGCCCTGCGCGGTCTCGACGAGATGTCGCCCGCAGTGCGGCGACGACACACGCGCGCCATCCGCGCGTCGTTCGTCGACCGCCTCGCCCCTGACGACGACCGCCCCACCTGGCCGCATCGCGCGGCCCCGCCGGCCACCCCGCGGGCCCGCCACCGCGCAGTGCGCGACGTCGTCGCCCGCATCGCGGGAGACCTCGCCGACACCGCCGCGCGCGGCACCGCCGGCACCCCGACGGGCTGGGTCGGAGCGACGATCACCGACACCTCCCGGCCGGACCCGTGGCGGGTGACCATGCTCGGCGACGAGCTGTACGCCGGTGCGACCGGTATCGGCTACTTCCTGGCGGCAGCCGGTACCAGCCTCGACGACGAGAGTCTCGTCGACCTCGCCGAGAGTCACCTCCTCGTGCGCGCCCACGAACTGCTCGACGACGACGTCCGACGCCGTGCCGCGGTCACCGGCGGCGTGACCGGCGGCTACCCAGGCATCGCGTACGCCCTCGTCAACGGAGGCCGCCTGACGGGTCGCAGCGAGTGGACGACCGCCGGACTCGCGCTGTGGAGAGCACTGGAAACAGACCTCGTCGACCTCACGAGCGACGACTTCCTCGCCGGCACCACCGGCGTGTTCGCCGCCCTCCGTGGACTGGCCGACGCACCGTGGCTGCCCGCGGCCGATCGCGGCCCGGTCGAACGGCTCCGCGACCGGGCGCTCGCCGCCGTCGTCGCCGCCACCGCCACGCTCCAGGACGAACCCCTCGTCTACAGCGGCTTCGCGCACGGCCTCGCGGGAACGGGCGCCGCGCTGGCCCCGTACGCGCGCCGCGACCCCGCCGCGGCGCGAGCCCTCGCCCAGGCCGGTGCGGCACGGTCGCGGTTCGGTGCGGACCCGTGGGCCATCAGCACCCAGAACCCGCAGCGTGCCTTCGGGTGGTGCCACGGAACCCCCGGGCTGCTGCTCTCCCACATCGTCCGTGCCGAGCACGGCGGCGACGACGGCGACGGCGGCGCCACGATCGACGCGCTCGTCCAGACCGTGCAGGCCACGGCGTTCGAGCTCAACCTCTCGCTCTGCCACGGAGACGTCGGCAACCTCGTCATCCTGCGCCGAGCCGCCCTCCATACCGGCGACGATGAGCTGCTCGACCTGGTCGCCAGCCGTACCGACCACCTCACGCTGACCCTGCCAGGGCGGCTGGACGCGGGCATCGGCAAGTCGGTCCAGAACTCCTCCCTCATGGTCGGCCAGGCGGGCATCGGGTTCGGGCTCCTGCTTCTCGACGCGCAGGCCGAGGTCCCCAACGTCCTCGAGCACGAGATCGCCCGATGA